In a single window of the Papaver somniferum cultivar HN1 chromosome 8, ASM357369v1, whole genome shotgun sequence genome:
- the LOC113302700 gene encoding pheromone-processing carboxypeptidase KEX1-like, protein MKREGRQQHGYVRNYLILPAQLNNNSSSTRGVLNSSSPPLGGSGGLMNKISTSPTAGAKPWKCAGKYKTRDRIPKNIKGTQKLKSLDVAMNHKLISWRVVDKGCDLNYRGISATDMLVQLNNRDRDYWDDDEQDQDLNNQNHNHDYYDDDVYNNTVYDVKNDVDNEDLGTELTKLGLVRLVMKQEEGESSTSGTTESDDDEEEDYEDDDHMSFCDVGFVVDQLDEEDWCLVEEM, encoded by the coding sequence ATGAAGAGAGAAGGAAGACAACAACATGGATATGTGAGAAACTATTTGATTTTACCAGCACAATTGAACAACAATTCATCATCAACTAGGGGAGTTTTGAATTCATCAAGTCCTCCTTTAGGTGGTAGTGGTGGATTGATGAACAAGATATCAACATCACCAACAGCAGGAGCCAAACCTTGGAAGTGTGCAGGTAAATATAAAACAAGAGATAGAATCCCAAAAAATATTAAAGGTACACAGAAACTGAAATCTCTTGATGTTGCTATGAATCATAAGTTAATTTCATGGCGTGTTGTTGATAAAGGTTGTGATTTGAATTATAGAGGGATTTCTGCTACTGATATGTTAGTTCAATTAAATAATCGTGATCGTGATTACTGGGATGATGATGAGCAAGATCAGGATCTGAataatcagaatcataatcatgattattatgatgatgatgtatATAATAATACTGTTTATGATGTTAAAAATGATGTTGATAATGAAGATTTAGGAACTGAATTAACAAAGTTAGGTCTCGTTCGTTTGGTTATGAAACAAGAAGAAGGGGAATCCAGTACTTCTGGGACTACTGAATCTGacgatgatgaagaggaggattACGAGGATGATGATCACATGAGTTTCTGTGATGTAGGGTTTGTGGTGGATCAACTTGACGAAGAAGATTGGTGTTTAGTTGAAGAAATGTGA
- the LOC113302699 gene encoding probable LRR receptor-like serine/threonine-protein kinase At1g67720: MGLISCILILFLHSAPSAFAQVNEFISIDCGATSNYTDPSTGLQWISDTGLFPHGMVVEIDSPNRDVSQHWRRRDFPADSKKYCYTLRTTKRRRYLVRAAFQYGNSGNGDPYPKFQLYLDATMWSTVTIFDASRVYVEEMIVKAPSNVINVCLCCASTGSPFISTLELRPLNLSMYTTDYEDDFFLNVAARVNFGAPTKDAVRYPDDPYDRIWNSDLEKRQNYLVGVATGTERISTSEKIEMKTREFPPNKVMQTAVVGSGGSLSYRLNLDGFPANARAYAYLAEIEDLGINETRKFKMEQPHVPGGYNNVVVNIAENANGSYTLYEPSYMNISLDFVLSFSFVKTQDSTRGPLLNAIEICKYVQIIPKTDNKDAIVLDAFRDISKGSNWTHAEGDPCIPTNWEWVACSSSSPPRITKIVLSGKKLKSEIPIEIKYMEGLKELWLDGNCLTGQIPDLSNLINLTIIHLENNRLTGPIPSYLGYLPNLRELHVRNNSFRGEIPSALLTKRLIFNYGGNPELFQKGEHSKNLKLIIGASFGAIVIIVLMLSGSSILLCNCRRPTPQPKVSETSDSLRATSKPSTTYSLVRPGSLIDDGLEVAYHITFSEIEEATLNFSKQIGRGSFGPVYYGKLKDEKEVAVKILAEESIQGNQQFVNEVSLLSRIHHKNLVPLVGYCEEASQRILVYEYMHNGTLRDHIHGSGNQKHVDWLSRLSIAEDAAKGLDYLHTGCNPSIIHRDVKTSNILLDINMRAKVSDFGLSRQTDENFTHVSSLACGTVGYLDPEYYRNQQLTEKSDVYSFGVVLLELISGRKPFSAQDYGPEWNIVHWARSLIHKGDVTSIVDPILAGTIKLECLWRIAEIAILSVEQHGVSRPKMQETVLAIQETIKIEKENKKRNYLAASSSREDGSDKLQHSSSSSHDHPINIECLDLSTRCLNPSAR; this comes from the exons ATGGGTCTAATCTCTTGCATTCTAATTTTGTTTCTTCATTCAGCTCCTTCTGCTTTCGCCCAAGTTAACG aGTTTATCAGTATTGACTGTGGAGCGACAAGTAATTACACTGATCCAAGCACTGGGCTACAATGGATTTCGGATACAGGTTTATTTCCTCATGGTATGGTAGTCGAAATTGATAGCCCGAACAGAGACGTTTCACAACACTGGAGACGTAGAGATTTCCCTGCAGACAGCAAAAAGTATTGTTATACATTAAGAACAACCAAGAGAAGACGGTATCTTGTACGAGCTGCATTCCAGTATGGCAACTCAGGAAACGGAGATCCATATCCCAAATTTCAGCTCTACTTGGATGCTACCATGTGGTCAACTGTGACTATATTTGATGCTTCAAGGGTCTACGTTGAAGAAATGATTGTCAAAGCACCTTCTAATGTAATCAATGTGTGTCTGTGTTGTGCATCGACTGGTTCTCCATTCATCTCTACTCTTGAACTTCGACCATTAAATCTTTCAATGTATACTACAGACTATGAGGATGATTTCTTCCTCAATGTTGCGGCAAGAGTAAACTTTGGAGCTCCAACAAAAGATGCAGTGAG GTACCCAGATGACCCCTATGACCGTATATGGAACTCGGATCTCGAAAAGAGGCAGAACTACCTGGTTGGTGTGGCTACCGGAACTGAAAGGATCAGTACTTCTGAGAAAATAGAAATGAAAACACGAGAATTTCCACCTAATAAGGTGATGCAAACAGCAGTAGTGGGTTCCGGTGGAAGTCTTAGCTACAGGTTGAACCTTGATGGTTTTCCAGCTAACGCCAGAGCATATGCATACCTAGCCGAAATCGAAGACTTGGGTATTAATGAAACTCGGAAATTCAAAATGGAGCAACCTCATGTTCCTGGCGGTTATAACAACGTCGTGGTAAATATCGCTGAGAATGCAAACGGGAGCTACACACTTTACGAACCTAGCTACATGAATATATCGTTAGACTTTGTTTTGTCATTCTCATTCGTTAAGACTCAGGACTCTACACGTGGTCCACTTCTAAATGCTATAGAAATCTGTAAATATGTGCAGATTATACCAAAGACAGATAACAAAGATG CTATTGTACTGGATGCCTTTAGAGACATATCCAAAGGAAGTAACTGGACTCATGCAGAAGGTGATCCTTGTATCCCAACTAACTGGGAATGGGTTGCTTGCAGTTCGAGCTCACCACCAAGGATCACAAAAAT AGTTCTATCAGGAAAAAAGTTAAAGAGTGAGATTCCAATAGAGATTAAGTACATGGAGGGTCTAAAGGAGCT GTGGCTGGACGGTAACTGCTTGACTGGGCAAATCCCTGACCTAAGTAATCTGATTAATTTGACGATTAT TCACCTAGAGAACAACAGACTCACTGGCCCAATACCTTCATACCTTGGTTACCTACCTAATTTACGAGAATTGCATGTTCGGAACAACTCTTTCAGAGGGGAGATACCTTCAGCATTGCTAACTAAGAGGCTGAtattcaa TTATGGTGGAAATCCTGAACTTTTTCAAAAGGGGGAGCACAGCAAGAACCTTAAGTTAATAATTGGTGCTTCATTTGGGGCAATTGTAATAATTGTTCTTATGCTGTCAGGAAGCTCGATACTATTGTGCAATTGTCGAAGGCCGACACCTCAACCGAAAGTTAGTGAAACAA GTGATTCACTGAGAGCTACCTCCAAGCCTTCAACAACCTATTCTCTGGTGCGACCAGGATCTTTAATTGATGATGGCCTAGAAGTAGCCTACCATATAACGTTCTCCGAGATAGAGGAAGCTACTctcaatttttcaaaacaaatagGGAGGGGAAGTTTTGGACCTGTCTATTACGGTAAATTGAAAGATGAAAAAGAAGTTGCGGTTAAGATCTTGGCTGAGGAATCTATCCAAGGAAACCAGCAATTTGTAAATGAG GTTTCTCTCTTATCACGAATTCATCATAAGAATTTGGTTCCTTTAGTTGGATACTGCGAAGAAGCAAGCCAGAGAATTCTAGTTTATGAGTACATGCACAATGGGACTCTACGTGATCATATACATG GTTCTGGCAATCAGAAGCACGTGGATTGGTTATCTCGTCTTTCTATCGCAGAAGATGCAGCAAAAG GTCTAGATTACTTACATACTGGGTGCAATCCAAGCATTATTCATCGAGACGTTAAAACGAGTAATATCCTCCTTGACATCAATATGAGAGCAAAAGTGTCAGATTTTGGTCTCTCAAGACAAACTGATGAAAACTTTACCCACGTTTCAAGTCTTGCATGTGGAACAGTTGGCTACCTGGATCCTGA GTATTATAGAAATCAACAATTAACTGAAAAGAGTGACGTTTACAGTTTTGGGGTTGTTCTACTCGAACTAATTTCAGGAAGAAAACCTTTTTCAGCTCAAGATTATGGACCTGAATGGAACATTGTTCACTGG GCAAGATCACTAATACATAAAGGAGATGTGACAAGTATAGTAGACCCAATATTAGCAGGGACAATAAAGCTTGAATGTTTATGGAGAATAGCTGAGATTGCAATTCTAAGTGTTGAACAACATGGAGTTTCAAGACCAAAAATGCAAGAAACAGTATTAGCAATTCAAGAAACAATTAAgattgaaaaggaaaataaaaaaagaaattaccTAGCAGCATCATCATCTCGTGAGGATGGTTCAGATAAACTGCAACACTCCTCTTCATCTTCTCATGATCATCCGATCAATATTGAATGTCTTGATTTATCAACTAGATGTTTAAATCCGTCTGCAAGATAA